The Angustibacter sp. Root456 genome has a segment encoding these proteins:
- the fabF gene encoding beta-ketoacyl-ACP synthase II — MATSQNRRVVVTGLGATTPLGGDVASTWQAALDGTSGARTLTHDWVSELQLPVTFAASVAVHPSEQLAKVETRRLDPAGQYALVAAREAWADAGTPEVDGERLGVVVASGIGGVWTLLSSYDTLKEKGPRRVFPLTVPMLMPNGPAAAVSLELGARAGVHTPVSACASGAEAIGYAADMIRSGRADVVVAGGTEAAIHALPIAGFAAMQALSTRNDEPELASRPYDSARDGFVLGEGAGIVVLESEEHARARGARVYAEIAGSGITSDAYHIAAPDPVGGGAARAMQMALQAADAAPSDVAHLNAHATSTPVGDTAESASIRVALGDATDSVPVSATKSMTGHLLGAAGAVEGIFTILAVHHRVAPPTINVDNLDPDVHLDVVIDKPRQLRDGDLVALNNSFGFGGHNVALAIRSAS; from the coding sequence ATGGCCACGAGCCAGAACCGTCGCGTCGTCGTCACCGGACTCGGCGCCACCACTCCCCTCGGGGGCGATGTCGCCAGCACCTGGCAGGCCGCCCTCGACGGCACGTCCGGCGCGCGCACGCTCACCCACGACTGGGTCAGCGAACTGCAGCTGCCGGTGACCTTCGCGGCCTCGGTCGCCGTGCATCCCTCCGAGCAGCTCGCCAAGGTCGAGACCCGCCGCCTCGACCCCGCCGGGCAGTACGCGCTGGTGGCAGCCCGCGAGGCGTGGGCCGACGCCGGCACGCCCGAGGTCGACGGCGAGCGCCTGGGTGTCGTGGTGGCCAGCGGCATCGGCGGCGTCTGGACGCTCCTCAGCAGCTACGACACGCTGAAGGAGAAGGGCCCGCGCCGCGTCTTCCCGCTCACGGTGCCGATGCTCATGCCCAACGGTCCGGCCGCTGCGGTCAGCCTCGAGCTCGGTGCGCGGGCCGGCGTCCACACGCCGGTGAGCGCCTGCGCCTCGGGTGCGGAGGCCATCGGCTACGCCGCCGACATGATCCGGTCCGGCCGGGCAGACGTCGTCGTGGCCGGCGGCACCGAGGCGGCGATCCACGCGCTGCCGATCGCCGGCTTCGCCGCCATGCAGGCGCTGTCGACGCGCAACGACGAGCCCGAGCTGGCCAGCCGCCCCTACGACAGCGCCCGCGACGGGTTCGTGCTGGGTGAGGGCGCCGGCATCGTCGTCCTGGAGTCCGAGGAGCACGCCAGGGCGCGCGGCGCCCGGGTGTACGCCGAGATCGCGGGCTCCGGCATCACCAGCGACGCGTACCACATCGCGGCCCCCGACCCGGTGGGCGGCGGTGCGGCGCGCGCCATGCAGATGGCGCTGCAGGCCGCCGACGCGGCGCCGTCCGACGTGGCGCACCTCAACGCCCACGCCACCTCGACGCCCGTCGGCGACACCGCCGAGTCGGCGTCCATCCGCGTCGCGCTCGGCGACGCCACGGACTCCGTGCCCGTCTCGGCCACCAAGTCCATGACCGGCCACCTGCTCGGCGCCGCCGGTGCCGTCGAGGGCATCTTCACGATCCTCGCGGTGCACCACCGGGTCGCGCCGCCCACCATCAACGTCGACAACCTCGACCCCGACGTCCACCTGGACGTCGTGATCGACAAGCCGCGTCAGCTGCGCGACGGCGACCTGGTGGCCCTCAACAACTCGTTCGGGTTCGGCGGTCACAACGTCGCCCTCGCCATCCGGAGCGCCTCATGA
- a CDS encoding beta-ketoacyl-ACP synthase III: MTSGADSIDPARPQISPPSGAPHARIYGVGGYRPERVVPNSELVERIDSSDQWIRERSGIVTRRWAAPDESVVDMSEAAARQALDAAGIDASRIGAVLVATVTHPFQTPSAASLLTHRLGATPAAAMDISAACAGFCHGVALAGDMVRGGSAEYVLVVGVEKLSDFTDLNDRGTAFLFGDGAGAVVIGPSDTPGIGPTVWGSDGAQWDVIRQRESWLNVRDHQTDWPHITMAGQSVFRWAVWQMAPVAQQALDKAGISADQLDAFIPHQANMRIIDSMIKALGLPSTIPVARDIAETGNTSAASIPLAMERMLREGEAPHGGLALMIGFGAGLAYAAQVVTLP; the protein is encoded by the coding sequence ATGACGTCCGGAGCCGACTCGATCGACCCAGCGCGACCCCAGATCTCACCCCCCAGCGGCGCGCCGCACGCCCGCATCTACGGCGTCGGCGGCTACCGGCCCGAACGGGTCGTGCCGAACTCCGAGCTGGTCGAGCGGATCGACTCCAGCGACCAGTGGATCCGCGAGCGCTCCGGCATCGTCACGCGGCGCTGGGCCGCGCCCGACGAGAGCGTCGTCGACATGTCCGAGGCGGCGGCGCGCCAGGCCCTCGACGCGGCCGGCATCGACGCCTCGCGCATCGGCGCCGTCCTCGTCGCGACGGTGACCCACCCCTTTCAGACGCCGTCCGCGGCGTCGCTGCTGACGCACCGCCTCGGTGCGACGCCCGCCGCCGCCATGGACATCAGCGCCGCGTGCGCCGGCTTCTGCCACGGGGTCGCCCTCGCCGGTGACATGGTGCGCGGCGGCAGCGCCGAGTACGTGCTGGTCGTCGGCGTCGAGAAGCTGAGCGACTTCACCGACCTGAACGACCGGGGTACCGCGTTCCTGTTCGGGGACGGCGCCGGCGCGGTCGTCATCGGCCCTTCCGACACCCCGGGCATCGGCCCCACGGTGTGGGGCTCCGACGGCGCCCAGTGGGACGTCATCCGCCAGCGCGAGAGCTGGCTGAACGTGCGCGACCACCAGACCGACTGGCCGCACATCACCATGGCTGGCCAGTCGGTGTTCCGCTGGGCCGTGTGGCAGATGGCACCCGTCGCCCAGCAGGCGCTCGACAAGGCGGGCATCAGCGCCGACCAGCTCGACGCGTTCATCCCCCACCAGGCGAACATGCGGATCATCGACTCGATGATCAAGGCCCTGGGCCTGCCGAGCACCATCCCGGTGGCCCGCGACATCGCCGAGACGGGCAACACCTCCGCGGCCTCGATCCCCCTGGCGATGGAGCGCATGCTGCGCGAGGGCGAGGCACCGCACGGCGGCCTGGCGCTGATGATCGGCTTCGGCGCCGGGCTGGCGTACGCCGCGCAGGTCGTCACGCTGCCGTAG
- a CDS encoding acyl carrier protein, with protein sequence MANSEQEILSGLAEIVNEETGLPVDSVEMDKNFTDDLDIDSLSMMTIVVNAEEKFGVRIPDDDVKNLSTVRDAVNYIQQAQG encoded by the coding sequence ATGGCCAACAGCGAGCAGGAGATCCTCAGCGGTCTCGCCGAGATCGTGAACGAGGAGACTGGTCTGCCCGTCGACTCCGTCGAGATGGACAAGAACTTCACCGACGACCTCGACATCGACTCGCTGTCGATGATGACGATCGTCGTGAACGCCGAGGAGAAGTTCGGCGTCCGCATCCCCGACGACGACGTGAAGAACCTCTCCACCGTGCGCGACGCCGTGAACTACATCCAGCAGGCGCAGGGCTGA